In Taeniopygia guttata chromosome 2, bTaeGut7.mat, whole genome shotgun sequence, one genomic interval encodes:
- the BLVRA gene encoding biliverdin reductase A isoform X1: MFGTVVVGVGIAGLARIRDLMNPMPSSPSEHLKLFGFVSRRSFGNINEAKQISLEDALRNKDIHAAFISTENKSHEETIRMFLEAGKHVLVEYPMALSAKAAHELWEMAEQKGKVLHVEHIELLTEEYKQLKKEVAGKDLVKGTLHFTGSVLDENKSGFPAFSGIARLTWLIDLFGDLTVTSATREKQKDKNYSRMTVHFQTANKKPLTWIEERGPGMRREKKINFCFTSGCLENFPEAPRSSVGLFMQDQNLFAKKLLGQVSKEELAAEKWRILRCLDLAEVIQQYCEEPEKIYS; this comes from the exons ATGTTTGGGACAGTGGTGGTTGGAGTTGGAATTGCTGGCTTAGCACGAATCCGAGACTTGATGAATCCGATGCCTTCTAGCCCTTCTGAGCACCTGAAACTCTTTGGATTTGTATCCAG GAGAAGTTTTGGCAATATTAATGAGGCTAAGCAGATTAGCCTGGAAGATGCTCTGAGAAACAAAGACATCCATGCAGCCTTCATCAGCACAGAGAACAAAAGCCATGAAGAAACCATCag AATGTTCTTGGAAGCTGGGAAACATGTCCTTGTTGAGTACCCCATGGCACTGTCTGCAAAGGCAGCCCATGAGCTCTGGGAGATGGCTGAGCAGAAAG GTAAAGTACTCCATGTGGAGCACATTGAACTTCTTACTGAAGAGTataaacagctgaaaaaagaGGTGGCTGGGAAAGACCTGGTGAAGGGAACTTTGCATTTCACAG GTAGTGTCCTTGATGAAAACAAATCAGGATTCCCAGCTTTCAGTGGAATTGCCCGTCTGACGTGGCTAATTGACCTCTTTGGAGACCTCACTGTTACCTCTGCCACcagagagaagcagaaggaTAAGAATTATTCCAGAATGACTGTTCACTTTCAGACTGCAAACAAGAA ACCCTTGACTTGGATTGAAGAAAGGGGACCAGGGATGAGACgtgaaaagaaaatcaacttCTGTTTCACAAGTGGTTGCCTGGAGAATTTCCCTGAAGCCCCAAGGTCTTCTGTGGGCCTTTTCATGCAGGATCAGAACCTCTTTGCCAAGAAACTGCTGGGCCAGGTCTCCAAGGAGGAGCTGGCTGCTGAGAAATGGCGAATTTTGCGGTGTCTTGACCTTGCCGAGGTGATCCAGCAGTACTGTGAAGAGCCAGAGAAAATCTATTCCTGA
- the BLVRA gene encoding biliverdin reductase A isoform X2 has translation MFGTVVVGVGIAGLARIRDLMNPMPSSPSEHLKLFGFVSRMFLEAGKHVLVEYPMALSAKAAHELWEMAEQKGKVLHVEHIELLTEEYKQLKKEVAGKDLVKGTLHFTGSVLDENKSGFPAFSGIARLTWLIDLFGDLTVTSATREKQKDKNYSRMTVHFQTANKKPLTWIEERGPGMRREKKINFCFTSGCLENFPEAPRSSVGLFMQDQNLFAKKLLGQVSKEELAAEKWRILRCLDLAEVIQQYCEEPEKIYS, from the exons ATGTTTGGGACAGTGGTGGTTGGAGTTGGAATTGCTGGCTTAGCACGAATCCGAGACTTGATGAATCCGATGCCTTCTAGCCCTTCTGAGCACCTGAAACTCTTTGGATTTGTATCCAG AATGTTCTTGGAAGCTGGGAAACATGTCCTTGTTGAGTACCCCATGGCACTGTCTGCAAAGGCAGCCCATGAGCTCTGGGAGATGGCTGAGCAGAAAG GTAAAGTACTCCATGTGGAGCACATTGAACTTCTTACTGAAGAGTataaacagctgaaaaaagaGGTGGCTGGGAAAGACCTGGTGAAGGGAACTTTGCATTTCACAG GTAGTGTCCTTGATGAAAACAAATCAGGATTCCCAGCTTTCAGTGGAATTGCCCGTCTGACGTGGCTAATTGACCTCTTTGGAGACCTCACTGTTACCTCTGCCACcagagagaagcagaaggaTAAGAATTATTCCAGAATGACTGTTCACTTTCAGACTGCAAACAAGAA ACCCTTGACTTGGATTGAAGAAAGGGGACCAGGGATGAGACgtgaaaagaaaatcaacttCTGTTTCACAAGTGGTTGCCTGGAGAATTTCCCTGAAGCCCCAAGGTCTTCTGTGGGCCTTTTCATGCAGGATCAGAACCTCTTTGCCAAGAAACTGCTGGGCCAGGTCTCCAAGGAGGAGCTGGCTGCTGAGAAATGGCGAATTTTGCGGTGTCTTGACCTTGCCGAGGTGATCCAGCAGTACTGTGAAGAGCCAGAGAAAATCTATTCCTGA